One window from the genome of Paenibacillus azoreducens encodes:
- a CDS encoding 3D domain-containing protein: MKKRFLTAKILTAALGVTLAMQATPIHADSVHVAKDGDTFYTLSKTYGVGLSQLMNANPNIEANNIYAGLKLNVPGQNTVKAYADPAPTLISASLNVDSDQKVVEAWGKSYNYTKKLQVKASAYSSAASENGGWGAVDYFGNPLELGTIAVDPSVIPLGTKVLITGHSFPGLPKKAFVATARDTGGAIKGNRIDIFVPGSAQSVSDFGFQNVELYFIN; encoded by the coding sequence ATGAAGAAGAGATTTTTGACTGCTAAAATATTGACAGCTGCACTCGGCGTTACCTTGGCGATGCAAGCCACACCGATTCACGCGGATTCTGTACATGTAGCCAAAGATGGCGATACCTTTTATACTCTTTCAAAAACATACGGTGTAGGTTTAAGTCAACTTATGAACGCCAATCCAAACATTGAAGCAAACAACATCTATGCAGGCTTGAAATTGAATGTACCGGGACAAAACACGGTGAAGGCATATGCGGATCCGGCTCCAACGCTCATTTCCGCTTCCCTGAATGTTGATTCCGACCAAAAGGTCGTGGAAGCATGGGGGAAATCCTATAATTACACTAAAAAACTGCAAGTGAAAGCTTCAGCCTACTCCTCGGCAGCCAGCGAAAATGGAGGATGGGGCGCCGTCGATTATTTCGGCAATCCGCTTGAACTGGGAACCATCGCGGTAGACCCTTCTGTCATTCCGCTTGGCACGAAGGTTCTTATCACAGGTCACAGCTTCCCCGGTCTTCCTAAAAAAGCTTTCGTAGCCACAGCCAGAGATACAGGCGGCGCCATCAAAGGCAACCGCATTGACATCTTTGTTCCAGGCAGCGCGCAAAGCGTCAGCGATTTTGGTTTCCAGAACGTCGAATTGTATTTTATTAACTAG
- a CDS encoding DUF350 domain-containing protein, producing the protein MDFNTMMAILVWTGSGALLLFILMFVDSLFTKYKDFEEVKAGNMAVTTRLVLKLLAQGYILSVSIGRSNNLLDAIMVSIISFLILLVLEAIVRVLLRVWAKLELDVGTQQGKVAYGLFAGTLHLVGALIITACL; encoded by the coding sequence ATGGATTTTAATACGATGATGGCGATCCTTGTCTGGACGGGATCAGGAGCGCTTCTCCTGTTTATTCTCATGTTTGTGGACTCGCTGTTCACAAAATACAAGGACTTTGAGGAAGTCAAAGCGGGCAATATGGCGGTAACCACGCGTTTAGTACTCAAATTGCTGGCGCAGGGGTATATCTTGTCCGTCTCCATAGGTAGATCCAACAATTTGCTGGATGCCATCATGGTATCCATCATCTCCTTCCTGATTTTACTTGTGCTCGAGGCTATCGTCCGGGTGCTGCTGCGCGTATGGGCCAAGCTTGAGCTTGATGTGGGCACGCAGCAAGGGAAGGTTGCTTACGGCTTGTTTGCCGGTACGCTTCACCTGGTAGGGGCGTTAATTATTACCGCTTGTCTATAA
- a CDS encoding PspA/IM30 family protein — translation MSIFKRLRDLTMSNINAIIDKAEDPIKMTDQYIRDMTEDLEDAEKAVAAQIAIEKKFKQLYEEQQALVEKRTQQAHTAAQAQNVELARRALEEKKAAEQKMEEYKASYDQNKAAADNLRNKLDEMRKQLTEMKNKRETLVARYNAAKAQTEINKAMQGFSTDTASNGMKRMEEKMLQMEAQAEASNEMSSKGKSLDEEFEKLGTDKQVEDELAALMKQYENK, via the coding sequence ATGTCTATTTTCAAAAGATTACGCGACCTTACTATGTCCAACATTAATGCAATCATCGACAAGGCGGAAGATCCGATCAAAATGACGGACCAATATATTCGCGACATGACGGAAGATCTCGAAGATGCTGAAAAAGCGGTGGCGGCTCAAATCGCCATTGAGAAAAAGTTCAAGCAGCTGTATGAAGAGCAGCAGGCACTCGTTGAAAAACGCACGCAGCAAGCTCATACGGCAGCACAAGCCCAAAACGTCGAGCTGGCGCGCCGTGCGCTTGAAGAAAAGAAAGCCGCTGAACAAAAAATGGAAGAGTACAAAGCAAGTTATGATCAAAACAAGGCGGCTGCAGATAACCTCCGCAACAAACTTGATGAAATGCGCAAACAGCTGACTGAAATGAAAAACAAGCGTGAAACGCTCGTAGCCCGTTATAACGCCGCCAAAGCGCAAACCGAAATCAACAAAGCTATGCAAGGCTTCAGCACGGATACTGCGTCAAACGGCATGAAGCGGATGGAAGAAAAGATGCTGCAAATGGAAGCGCAAGCGGAAGCCAGCAACGAAATGTCCTCCAAAGGCAAATCTCTCGATGAAGAGTTCGAAAAGCTTGGCACGGACAAACAGGTTGAAGACGAACTCGCTGCCTTGATGAAACAGTATGAAAACAAGTAA
- a CDS encoding DUF4178 domain-containing protein → MSVFKRIGNLFAKPEPPKAEKSMLSLMPGDICEVSLVTYEVTGRVHNRGRNAVVLTLQDGNTIAYLHIEERETLQYALYSPLDGRLDNPSEVPTELELDDKVFFLEEEYEGFVLIHGKTPFTQGGQQHVWQYQSDDYGLVRIEWQNGRFMLYEGEKVLPGDVKVIRAN, encoded by the coding sequence ATGAGCGTATTCAAACGAATTGGCAACCTGTTTGCGAAGCCGGAACCGCCCAAAGCCGAAAAAAGCATGTTGTCCCTTATGCCTGGCGATATTTGCGAAGTATCGCTGGTTACGTATGAAGTGACGGGAAGAGTGCATAATCGCGGACGCAATGCGGTGGTTCTGACGCTGCAGGATGGCAACACGATTGCTTATTTGCATATTGAAGAACGTGAAACGCTGCAGTATGCCCTGTACAGTCCGCTCGACGGGCGGCTCGATAATCCGAGCGAAGTGCCGACCGAGCTGGAACTGGATGACAAAGTCTTCTTTCTGGAGGAAGAGTATGAGGGCTTTGTGCTGATCCACGGCAAAACGCCGTTCACCCAAGGAGGACAACAGCATGTATGGCAGTACCAGTCCGATGATTACGGATTGGTACGGATCGAATGGCAGAACGGGCGTTTCATGCTTTATGAAGGAGAGAAAGTACTGCCGGGGGATGTAAAGGTCATCCGGGCCAACTAG
- a CDS encoding DUF4247 domain-containing protein, producing the protein MKGWKGRPLLGIKIALVLSLVLSLLTGCGIGSPNVKETYPLESVSRDGNATSYVYRAADKTVPEVAKELADEKKPDQMSKEDSERMFLVYGKDYYHLQKDPKKETDTLIEVDSQEYVQKNYDSSFLKGYLTAVVIGQLFDSLGGLGGGYRGYSSKDTYHPKQGNYHAPTTSDKKIAPPLTVEKKGSIFRRGGSNGDSSVGSGGSIFDRKSDSSKSSRGSISRGSSGSGGLFDSPKKSYTKPKTRVGSGKITRRSRR; encoded by the coding sequence ATGAAAGGATGGAAGGGGCGACCCTTGCTTGGAATAAAAATTGCACTGGTCTTAAGCCTTGTCCTGTCGCTGTTGACCGGCTGCGGTATCGGTTCCCCGAACGTGAAGGAAACGTATCCTTTGGAATCGGTGAGCCGCGACGGCAACGCGACCTCATACGTATACCGGGCGGCGGACAAAACCGTACCGGAAGTCGCCAAGGAGCTTGCCGACGAGAAAAAGCCGGATCAAATGTCCAAGGAAGACTCAGAGCGGATGTTTCTCGTTTACGGCAAAGATTATTACCATCTACAAAAGGACCCTAAAAAAGAAACCGACACCCTGATCGAAGTGGACTCCCAGGAATATGTCCAGAAAAACTATGATTCAAGCTTTCTGAAGGGATATCTCACAGCCGTCGTAATCGGTCAGCTGTTTGATTCGCTGGGAGGCTTGGGCGGCGGATACCGGGGGTATTCGAGCAAAGACACTTATCACCCGAAGCAGGGCAACTACCATGCACCGACAACGAGCGATAAGAAGATCGCTCCGCCGCTCACGGTGGAGAAAAAAGGTTCGATTTTCCGCCGCGGGGGAAGCAACGGAGATTCGAGCGTCGGCTCCGGCGGCAGCATATTTGACCGCAAATCCGACTCTTCCAAGTCAAGCAGAGGCAGCATATCAAGGGGAAGCAGCGGGTCTGGCGGACTGTTTGATTCACCGAAGAAATCCTATACCAAACCAAAAACGAGGGTAGGATCCGGTAAAATAACGCGAAGATCGCGGCGATGA
- a CDS encoding polysaccharide deacetylase family protein, which produces MRNTCLGKALAALLVMSLLCPEPGLQAALAEGAVSSQPAKETSSRERAEKRQERVLKLGQLIKKYPETFKIHGPRTKQIALTFDDVPDPRYTPQVLRILSANGVKATFFIVGSRAKKHPDLVARIVREGHVIGNHSYNHPQFHKLTMEEYTEQIIRTENLLYGIIGYKPKMIRPPYGDITENQLLWAKREGYKIVNWDVDSLDWKGLSKEAVKKNIMATAGQGSIILQHAGGGSSSDLSGSIGALPEVIRALKKKGYTFVTVPKLLRIQKDK; this is translated from the coding sequence ATGAGAAACACTTGTCTTGGCAAAGCCCTCGCCGCGCTGCTGGTCATGAGCCTGCTGTGCCCTGAGCCCGGCCTGCAGGCGGCCTTAGCAGAAGGAGCTGTTTCTTCCCAGCCCGCAAAAGAAACAAGCAGCCGCGAAAGAGCAGAAAAGCGCCAGGAAAGGGTTTTGAAATTAGGCCAACTCATTAAAAAATACCCGGAAACTTTCAAAATCCACGGTCCTCGTACCAAGCAGATCGCCCTGACTTTTGACGATGTTCCCGATCCCCGTTATACGCCGCAGGTCCTTCGCATTTTGTCCGCAAACGGGGTAAAGGCGACGTTCTTCATCGTAGGCAGCAGAGCTAAAAAACATCCCGACCTGGTAGCCCGCATCGTTCGTGAGGGGCATGTTATCGGAAACCACTCCTATAACCATCCGCAGTTTCATAAGCTGACCATGGAGGAATACACGGAGCAAATTATCAGGACGGAAAACCTTTTGTACGGAATCATCGGATACAAACCGAAAATGATCCGCCCTCCCTACGGCGATATAACGGAAAACCAGCTCCTCTGGGCCAAACGGGAAGGTTATAAAATCGTTAACTGGGATGTGGATTCTTTGGATTGGAAAGGCCTCAGCAAAGAGGCTGTAAAGAAAAATATTATGGCTACGGCCGGTCAAGGTTCTATTATTTTACAGCATGCAGGCGGAGGCAGCTCTTCGGACTTGTCGGGATCGATCGGGGCCCTTCCGGAAGTTATCCGTGCACTGAAGAAAAAAGGGTACACGTTCGTTACCGTCCCTAAACTGCTTCGGATTCAAAAGGACAAGTAG